A region of the Cannabis sativa cultivar Pink pepper isolate KNU-18-1 chromosome 3, ASM2916894v1, whole genome shotgun sequence genome:
caccttggatgagtgttatgtcctttccaggacattggcaaagtttactagtatcagatgtatggagtatacatcgaaagggaccgatattgaactttgattagatatattaaaatttaccgtaatatctattcaattcaatatcacctgttgatcctagatcaaaaaatcttaatcctgatatgattaggttcgatctcaagagtactatacatgttttttgatttgttagttaagcctacttttgggtcagggtgatacgtacattttggaaacatgatagtataattgagtgggagcgctaacataaatacggagtctataacttctataggaatttagaagtgaaatgatgatatccttcgagcttggctaaacagagataaattgtggagatctcatttcacttcgctgaaatatcatttatacggagctaagtgttttaaggataaaatacattgaaggtgtaacggtaacttagtgcctattcaatgtagatcatctattagagggtcattgatcaaattaggattataacaatggataactaatgatgtatctatatcgtggaacatatagagcgttctatatgactgagagtgcaattccaagttctaagtgtggattcaatgaggaattaataagttagggaatttacttggtatattcggttcaacttattggaagctcggttatatagacccatggtccccatactagttgagaccatactgcttgtaagattcagttaattgattttaattaatcaattaaaattctaaaagttagactatgtatactttatgaattttcactaagcaagggcgaaattgtaaagaaaagagattctaggtttatttattaattaagagactttatatgtctaattaataaatatattaaatgacaatattatttaataattattttttagttattaaataattagaattggcatttaaatggttaaattggaaaattgacatttttgagaaaatgggattgaaaaataacaaaatgggaaagttgcaaagtcaggcccaatttccttatctggccacccactatgcataggcttttaccatttatttttccattattttaatgacatacaattctaacctaaacctagatggcattctataaatagaaagtgttggcttcaggaaacaatgtccttgcatattgttcctttcaAGAAAAGCTATGCGCcaccctttctctctcttttcctctcttcaaatttcgaaattcccttgagtgatagagtagtgcccacacacatcaagtggtatctcaatcatagtgtgtaagattgtGGAGAATCAgcattaaagaaggagagaaagagacctagattcagatcttgattatgctctgctacagaaaggaatcaagggctagagatctgaatggaaggagtcattatattccactgcacccaatgtaaggttttcttaaactcttatgtgtttaatttcattgttttagaattcatattaggatgttaatgaaacatacttggtagtaaatctagatcctggtaaaatatttccaacagatagAACCCAACCTTTGTAGGGTGCCCCCGGAAGGGTTGCGGTTTAactcataaaaatacaatatttccaTCGGGGTTGGGGTGGCCTGGCCCTAggatttacaaaatacaaaccATTTGGATAGCAGTTTGTAAGAAACTGGAAGAAGCTAAAAAGGCATGATTCTCGCCTTAACGCAAAATTGAGCTGTGGGCAATGCATGAAATATGCAACCATCACTGGAATGCACCACCAACAAGCTATAATTCCTTAGCATATTGGGATGTTGAATCAATCTCCCAGAATGAGATATTAAGCGCTAAAGGGGATAGAGAAGTAGCATAGGCTTTACGTTTACCTTTCTCATTCACTTTTCTTGTAACCTGGATGTCGTGAGAAGGCCCTTCTCCTCGAGCTGGGTCCTCAAGACCCGAACACATAGGGGGTGCGTTCACTGAAGATGCTCTAGAGAACTAAGTGATTAATACCCCATATCAAAATGTCAAATAGGATATGGGGAAGGCCTCCCCAAACTTCTTGAAGAGGTCCCAATAGAACTCTTGACATAAAAAGACCACCCTTAAGGAGCAATCTGCAATGGTGACAAATCGAGAACCTAAGAATACAATAGAAGCAAAAGTCTAGATTATCccctcacaaaaaaaaaaaaaaaaaaagagaaaaggagATTGTCCTAGAATTTTACCTAAACCAAGATACTCTTAACCAAAACATCAAAAACCGAAACTTTTCTTAAACACAAACACTCACACCGACCTAGGCCAAAGGAGAAAAAACCTCAGTAGAGCCCTAGATCTATAGGTATTCCCCCTAAGGTTCAAGAGAACCCCTTACATACACATCAAACCTcatattcaaacctaaaccctaCACATGCAAAGCAATGTATTTCTACAAACTAAAAACCACATTTCATAATCAAAGAAGAAAATAGttgtataaataaaaagaatactTACTTACAGATGGTTTACAGAAGAATTGTTGATTGCTTGCGGTTGTTCAAGGTCCCACGGGCCGCTCAATGGTCTAGTTATTACTTTCCTGGGTAGAACTCATCATCTGTGCGAGCTTCAATCATTGGAAAATCTACCAACAAGGTTGGAAAATAAAATGAGGTTTCAAGTTCAGAGGAGTTTGTTAGGGTGAGTGTTCTTCTGGTTCGAAGTTTTTCCTGAGGAAGCTCTGTGGGTTAAAACTTGCAGACTAAAGTgacaaagaaaaaaatgaacTTCTTTGCCAAGTTTTTCATTTATATGGATGGCAACAACTTAGTAAGTTTTGAAATATACGGTCCAAATTATCTCGATCAAAAGCTTCCTTATCCAATAATTGGGGACTCAAAGAGTTTGCATTTAATGCACCTGGTAAGAGAGAATGGAGTCTTCATTACTTATCATTTCATGAAGCAAGTCCAATGCAGCACAAACCAGCTCTCTTTTCATGTCTTGTCGCCATTCACTGTCTATAAAAGACGTGCCTAAGCCTGGCACATAATCCGCATAACTTCACAAAATGGATGCCACATTTGAACAACACGATAGTTGTATCACAGGATATATCAACTCTTCAGTTGTCCAAAGTAGTACAAAAAGTTGCTTTCGAATTTCAAGATATGATTGGCATATAAGAATAATAGATCAAGCATCTAGAAGGAAGCTGCAAGCTTCCCATCATTCAAGAGTCCCAAGAGCTTGGGggtaaatattatatgtattccCAGATGCCTAATACGTGGCAGTCACAAAGGAGTGCCACTCTGGATGATCCAAGATTAGTATATGCTGACCGCTTGGAGATGCTGAAGGTTAATATATTCTAGAAGTCAATTAAAGGTCCCCAATGTTAGCGAGTACGAATAGTGATCAAGGACTCTTATTATCCATCTGTAATTGGGAAGGATCAGAGTTATCTGAAGCTTTAAGTATTGCAGAAAAGGTAGTAGGTCAGTGTGATTCGGGAAGGCTTTGGCTCGTTAATCCCAGAGCTTATCCGATAGTACCCTATTCGAAACCCAGAGCGACATTTACTTACCCTCTAACATCAAATTAGATCATGTTTCCTGTGTCAGACCATGGAAATGCGCATATGCCACTGAAGCCTCCTTTTAGTCGAATGGCTTGTCTAGGCAATAACTTTTTAAGGTAAAAACTTTGAATGATGCGTGTCCCTGTCCATAAGAGATCCTTCAGTGTAGTCGTACACAACACAATGGGGAAGTTTCCTATCAACCAATGGTCAGATTGTCATGAACCTGCCCTTACAATGTGTTGAGTATGAAACCCTAGGTCAGTAAAGGGAACACCCTTATATCCACATGTAAGCATATAAATATCCTCATTATTTATGTACAAGGGGTGAATAAATTGATACTAGCCGAATCTATTCTAAAATTCCTTCTAGCTTTCTTCTTCATCGAGAGAAACGAAAGGAGTACAGAGCTATGGTTTATACTACAGACAGTTGAATTATTCAAACACTTGCGTAAAAGGCCAATACAACTGACTCGTGGACTAGTGATTGTTAACGCTCCAACCatgtaaaaattatttatcttttatttactattttactCCTTTCTTAATTAAGCTCTAATTTATTAGCTTCCAAAAATCTCAAGTTATAATAATGTTTCTGTAAAACTCTATAATAATTAGCATTTTGCCATCAGATGTTAAATATTGTCTTTACTGAAATTTCTAGCTTCTTCCCAAGACTAAATGGTGATTATTACTTGAACAAAATaaggaaagagagagttttgctTTTTTCTAACTTAGAGATAATTCAAAGTTTTTCTCATTTAGTTCAAGTAATAATTATCATTTAGTCTTAGGAATAAGCTACAAATTCCACTAAAGACAACAATTAATAACTTGTGGGAAAATGATAATTTTTTCcattcttcctcttgaattaaACTTATAACCTAGGGGTAAATGGTCTGAAACTATATTCCTAAATGATCCCTACATTCTAAATATCTAACGTTCTTGTCTTGATAGTTCTAAGATACTTAACCACTATCTACTCTAATGGCAAATCGACGTATGACACTATCACAGAGAGCACAAAACACAAAAAACGTAAAATTTtacatacaacatatataatacatttagaattaaaatatatctccataattaagatattattttatatggcctatttttaacaataaatcctaaaccctactAAAGAGCacataatcattaattaataattaaatcatTTATTATCTTCTAATTCTCATGTTTTAACTATCTAGTCATTACATGCATCCACTTCCATTCAAAAGAGGctaatttgaataaaaatatagaataataactttaaaagtttactAGGTAGGCCGAGCTCCTATTAAACCACTATAATTTTTGTGTCTATTTACATACTCgcacatatattttaaaaaatattctggGGCTTTGTTCAATTTTAACTAAGAAAAGTaacaatattacataaatacttCCACCtagccaaataaataaatatacaatttaaataaaaaaattacacaaataccacttacacacaccttcaacCCAGGATCCATGCTTCCTAGGTAACCATCGCGCAGCCACGCAGCAACTCAATGCAATTGAAGCAAAAAATTCAACTagaaagagaaccaccattaattcaGGCGACTTCCCTTGAGAAGTCAACCAGAATAATTCAAAACATGgacttttttgaattttataaacaaaaaagtgtagaaaaactactacaaaactaaaattcaaccgaaaatctattttaatttgtataaaactaattttctgacttcaatttttagatccataaaatgcagatctcaaaaagttgaactggatttcccaaacaatccaacataagtataatccaaaaaagcttacatcaatattataataaaatgtttatcctggtgtattttcattattttttaattctaatggtgaatttgttcatattaaatcatgaagaggcatgtagatagagttactTATGTGGAAACActgttttaatttttgatgtATCATAACAGTTCCATTACAGTTTCAtaattattttgctaattttttttatgttgataCAAGTTGTCCATTTATTTAAATCTACTTCTATGAAAATATTAATGTGTATTACAatataattgaataaatataaatatatataaattaaattcaataaatttagatctataaatataattttttttttaaacaaaaaaatataggaCTTAATGTTTTTGGTTATTATGGAAATAACCCAAGGCGAAAATCCACTTTGTCttcaattattaaaatatttttctctttAACTGGAACATCTTCGGTTTCGAGTTTCTTTAGAAAGACAAGACATTCCAGGTAGAAACCCAAAGATAAAagtctacatttttttttatagtaaatGCATTCAAGACTCCCCTAAAATTATTGAGTTGCTCATATTTTACATGAAACCAATCCAAGATTATAAGCGATCGAGAGAagctttttaattaattaagacaATAGATAAATCTTTGATTAAATTTGATAAAGTAATATGTGATCATAATGGATGAGCAACAAAAACTATTATTAAAATTGCTGACTAGATTATTGTACATGTTCTTGTCTTTCCACAATTGTCAGGATATGCACGaaactttaattattttcatatgCATAACCTATTCCTATAATCTAGATCACAAAAACTTtgcttaaaagaaaaaatagatatggtttgtgtatattaatatattaatgagGGTTTTGATTATTGTAAAagcttataaaattaatatttggtCGTCCAATATATCCGAAGTCTATTGCAAGTGTCATTCTGGCTAAGTATTGAGCTCTATAAAAGCCCCAGCCTTGTGGAAAGTGGGAAAGTGGATACCATCTTTCTCTACAGGACACATACAGAGCACAtagatatataattaaatacataAATGTAATGTATAATAGAATGATTTCAGATTTTTTTACAATGGGCTTTCTAAGTTGTTTGGTTACCTAACAAATTGCTTGTTTATAAGAATATACTGCTCATTTGTGGATCACTTTCCATTTCTAACAATAATTTGCTTTTGATATATAGCTAGCCCCCAACACCAAAATTAGGAAAGAATTCTCAAGCATTTTGCTCTAGTCTTTTCCTTTCTCTTTGTACTATAGAaggtttaaataataaatatatttagaaaAGTATGCATTTGTGGTTGTCCATTAGACCAATACCCTTTGCTTGTTGGCTATATCATATatatcaacaaaaaaatattactcttacttttagtttctttttttctttctatcttTATTGGCAGCGCTTCAGAAATTGCAGGGTTAggcacctttttttttttaattgcccTCTTGGCCACAAATTCAATGGAGCTGACATGTTTTTCACGTTCCATAAGTTGTTAGTTTAAACACTATTTGACTTAGTGATAAGAGTGACAGcctcaaattattattcttcTATTAATATTGATTTGGTATGTACTTACTTATATGACATATTTTGATCTTAATTATAtgacaaaagacaaaaattgagaaTCACAGTCACACTCAAAACCAAAACCCAATGTGAGTATACTAAAATATCCATTGATGTGAATATGCAAAGCTTAATTAACTAGAAGAAAAAAAGTTCCTCATGATTATTTCAAAGTCACGTCTCATAAAATTACTTATTTACCAAAAGAAAAAAGTCATGTCTCATAAGAAGATTACATTTCTGTTTAATTAAATGAAAGCTTTGTAAATTCTGCTTAAAAGTAGCATTTTACATTCAACTTATAAGAATCTCATATGAtatgatatgatatatatatatatatatatatttatctatattatattattaaaggtatggaaatttttagtttaataatttttttaaattaacagttaaaattaatatctttaaattaattaattaattataattttttttatgaaagaaaattaatttaaatatttacatttaatttaaaagtatcaatgaaattaaaatattcatacttttaaataaattttaatttaaagttgAATTAGAAgttaaatcaattaattatgcatagtttattataaatttagtagttatatatattatttaaaaaatctcaatttaacttattttattatttaataaaattagttagacatatttttcaataaataatttaaatttaaattaaattttatatattcaagaaaaatataattgaattgtattaaatttagttttattattaataattaataattaataggaATTCGAACAAAACATGCATCTTATTAATGCAAAGTATATAAACGTGCATTAATGTGGAtaaattaagtatatatttgtatatagagctctcatacatatatatatatatagaacagCATTAATTTACTCCAACGAAGTGATTAAAACCATTAAATGTCCACCAAGGGAACTGTTTTCCTTTTCTCTCCTTCATTAGTCATATAATAGCCAAATAGCTACATATTAATTTCCtactattaatatttatatatatatataaagaataaTAGTAACCAATATACCTAGCTGTATATGTGTATCCATTATATATACTACTAAATATTTGGCTACTCTTATTCACCTACTATATATCTACTCTCACTCATACCATACTATATTACTATGCCATGCATCTTCTTAATCAACTTAATTGAGTGACAAAGAAGAGAAATCTTGTTACAAATTGCTGACCATAACACAGTATTCCaatactatatatttatatattatatagagaAGACTGAACTAACACTCAGCACATTTCCCTTGGGGCTTTGGAGTGTGGCGATTATTGGCACCAGAACCAGGATAGTCATGAAGCTCCACATCCATTCTTTCTGGAATAATAGTTTCATCAGCCTCCCAAACAATATTCTCAGCTTTTGCCTGTAATAGTAATTGTTGAATTTAGAATTATTAATTAACTGCAACTTTCCTTCTATAATATATAATAGATTTATAATTGGTTTCAGAGATTTTTTAGATTTAGTCCTACAAACACTTATAATTTAGATCGTACCAGATTATTTGTTGCTGTAGGAAGTTGAGCTTGAACTCCATTTTGCATCATCAATCTTTCATTCCCTGAAACAAGTTCACAATATTTTaggattattttaaatgatatatatatatatatatatgaggaaAAAAGAAACAAGAAGTGCTGGTGAGAATTGTTAAGTTACTTGTAAGTGGGATAGCATTAGAGCATAACAGGTGAGAAAAACCAAGAAGAATAACAAGTAGAGAAATGAGAGTTCTTGCTGCAGCCATAGTTAATTAATATTCCTTCTATGTATTTATGTATATAACAATACAAATAGTCTTCTCAGAGAAAACTAATACAAAATGTTTTGCTTCGTCTAAAATAAGAGGGTAACCCtcaaatttatacatttacgtAAAGTataggaaaataattaaataaataaacttaagaaataataaaaaaaagtattgagatataaattaattactaaaGTTGAAAAGGTTGACATATAAGACACCATACAATAGTAAGGGCTTAACGCGTTTCAATCTTTCGCTCCACTCGTAGTGTGACCATAGATTTTTagataaagaaagaaaaaaaaatgcagtACAGAAAGAAATTAAATTGGTAAGTGGGGTTTGTCCAGAAAAATATCATacgttataatattaattatgaaataataagaaaaagatgGAACTCACTATTCAAGTGGAGAGTGACACAACAATGATGGTTGTTGTGGCAAAAATTTAGCTCCTTCACTAATTTAGGTCAAGGGGTTAGTGGGAATCATCATTGGTGCTCTAGGATATTCAATGAATTTTATATTCACACTGATCATACCAAAGGGTTTCACATATGAAAatcttttaaaagaaaatactatTATGCACTTGTGTTTTTTTGTGTGACTCATTTTTTTAGTGGCACATAAAAAATGGAAAGTACTAAGAAGGATAAAAACTCCACCAAATTAATGTCTTAGCGATTTTGCATTTTTTCAATTTGAATTCACATTCAGATTTTTTAAGGCATATGTGTGAAAGAAGAGaatttgttttgtttatttttcattatagtTTATTATGATAAAGTAGTaatcaaatataataaagattaataATCCCACTTTGTTTTCAAACATGGAGAGTATATATAGTGTGTTCAAAGGAACATCATAATATAATGCATGTgatgtatattattattataaatctgCTTTTTACTGCATGTGCCAGAACTATTATTACATTTATAACAAACAATTTGCAGGCCAAATACAAAAAAGCATTTAGACattaaagaaattaaatggTCTGATAAATGTTTATAGATATGGTATACAATTAAAGAATTGGGGCTCCAAGTTTTATAAGTCAACTGTAATAAATTTAAGTACAATTATtatatgagaaatgctaaagggtacCAGTGGTACCTAGCACCCTCCTACGTGTCAATATtgctattggtccaactaagtatcaggtcctatataatttactataataacttttaggaggcgtttggttgggaggaatgaaaatataggaatagga
Encoded here:
- the LOC115711617 gene encoding uncharacterized protein LOC115711617, which encodes MAAARTLISLLVILLGFSHLLCSNAIPLTRNERLMMQNGVQAQLPTATNNLAKAENIVWEADETIIPERMDVELHDYPGSGANNRHTPKPQGKCAEC